In Clostridia bacterium, the genomic stretch GCCGGGGTTGCAGGAGTTCTCGAGTATCTGCGTGAGCGTTTCGGAGCCGTGACCGGCGGTGTACCAGCAGCCAATGTTGCGGTCCGCGACGGTCACGCCGCCTCCGCAGTAGAACATGGAGTTGAGGTTGACAACCCCTTCCTCGAGCCCCATCGACATGGTGAACATCTTGAAGACGGAGCCGGGGTCGTAGGTCGACGTGACCGCCTTGTTGTTCCACATCTCGGTCAGCGTCCTGCGGCGCAGGTCGTCGTATTCGTCGCCCTCGAGCTTGCTCAGTTCCTCGAGCACGGCTTCGTCGGTTATTTCATAGGGCGAGTTCGGGTCGTAGTCGGGATAGACCGCCATGCCGAGCACCGCGCCCGTCTTGACGTCCATCACGATCGCGCAGCCTCCCTCAGACGCCTTTGCGCGTTCGACGCCCCATTTCAGGTGCTTCTCGCAGAAGTTCTGCACGCCCTGATTTATCGTCAGATAAAGATCGTAGCCGTTGATCGGCTCGATGCGCGTTTCGTACTTGCTCGTCATCTCGCCGGTCAGTGTGTTGCGGGAGGACATAACTCTGCCGTCCGTTCCGCGCAGGTAGCCGTCGTAGTACGCCTCGGCGCCCTCAAGCCCCTGATTGTCCGAGCCCGTGAAGCCGATCAGATGAGAAGCGAAGCTGCCGTAAGGATAGTATCTCTTGGTATTCTCTTCAAACGTCACGCAGGTTATGTGATTTTCCGAAACGAATTCGCGCACGCGCTCGGTCACGTCCTTTTCGACGCGGCGCTTTATGCGTTCGTACTTGTTTTTCTTCAGCGTCTGCGCGTAGACCGCGTCGTAGTCGAGTTCGAGGATCTCCGCGAGCCCCGACGCCAGCTCGGCGCGTTTTTCGTCGCTCTTGATATCCGACGGATTGATAACGATGTCCCAGACGGTCGCGCTCTGCGCGAGGACGACTCCGTTACAGTCGAGGATGCTTCCGCGCTTGGCCGCTATGGTGCTGTCCGTCGTCTGCTGCTCCAGCGCCTTCTTGCTGTAGAAATCGTGGTCGATGAGCTGCGCCTTCGCGAGAACTCCCGTTAAAGCGACGGAACCGAGCACAGCGATAATAAGCGCCACGGCGGTGGCGCGAACTCCCATTCGCTTGCTCGGTTTTTTAGCCATGTTTTTTACCTCGTTTGCCGCCGCGGCGGCGCGTGATACGCTCTGAAACTATAATACTTCTCCCCGCCGCCGACTATTACTCCGGCGCGGAAAAATGCCCCGTTATATCGAAAAATGCGGCTCGGAACGGCTCTATGCCCCTCACAACCCGCAAATCCGAATCAGCTGTTTGCCGCGAGCGCCGCAGGGGCGCGTTACGGCTCAGTCGGCGGAGACCTTGTCGCCCTCCGCGACGGTAAAATATTTATATTGATACTTTTCCGCCTTGACCATACCGTAGCTTTCGGCAAGCTCGCTGACCTTCTTCATTGAGAAGGTCTGGTCGATCTCGACCTGCAGCAGCGTGTTCTGCGAGGTCAGTTCGCGGTTGCGCTTCTCCGCCGCCTTTATCGCAGACGAAAGCTCGTTGGAGCGCATATATGAGAAAAGCAGCCCCACGACGAAGGTCGCTACCGCGGCGAAAACGGCGAGATAAGCCCAGACGGATTTCACCATGGCTTTTTTCGAGTTTTTCTGTTTTTCAACGAGCTTCAGCTGTACGGCGTGCTCGGTCGGCTTGCGCTCCTCGAAACGGGAGAAGTCGTAGGCGAGGTTTTCTCTTACCATGGTTTATATCCTTTCCGCAGCGCGGAGCTTCGCGCTGTGCGATCTTTTGTTCTCTTCAAGCTCCCTTTCGGAGGGGAGCACCGGCTTCTTCGTAAGCACCTTCACCTTCGGCACCGTGCCGCATACGCATACCGGCAGGTCGGGCGGACAGGTGCAGGTCCGCGCCAGCTCTGCAAAGGACTGCTTGACGATGCGATCCTCGAGCGAATGGAAGGAGATCACCGCGATCCTGCCCCCGACGTTCAGCATATCGCAGAAGCTGCCCATGAGCCGCTTCAGCTCGCCGAGCTCGTCGTTGACTTCTATCCGCAGCGCCTGAAACGTGCGCTTCGCGGGGTTGCCGCCCGTTCTTCTCGCGGCGGCGGGGATCGCGCTCTTGATTATATCGGTCAGCCTTCCGGCAGTTTCGATGCGTTCTCTTTTGCGCTCCTCGCAGATGAAACGCGCGATGCGGGAGGCGAACTTCTCTTCCCCGTATTCGCTTATTATCCGCGCGAGCGTCCTTTCGTCGGCTGCGTTGACCAGATCGGCCGCCGTTACGCCGCCGCTCGCGTCCATACGCATATCCAGCGGCGAGTCAGAAGCGTAAGAGAAGCCGCGGGCGATATTGTCGATCTGGAAGGAGGAGATTCCCAGATCGGCGATAACGCCGTCAGCCCGGACACCCATTTCCGAAATGACTTCCGCGGCTTCTCCGAAGTTTCTTCTGACGAACACGGTCCTGTCGGCGTAATCCTTCAAGCGCGCTTTCGCGGCTTCAAGGGCGTCGGCGTCCCGGTCGAAGCATATCAGTCTGCCGCCCTTCCCGAGGCGTTCGGCGATCGCGAGGGAGTGCCCTCCGCCTCCGGTCGTCAGGTCGACGTACACGCCGTCAGGTCTGACGTTCAGCAGCTCTATGGTTTCATTCAGGAGTACCGAATAGTGTTTGAACTCCATGCGGTCAGATCTCGATGCTGCCGAGCAGCTCCTCGATATCCTCGTCGTCTCTGCGCTCCTCGTCGAGCCATCTGTCGCGGTTCCATATCTCGATATGGTCGCTCATGCCGGCGACGACGACGTCGGTCTCAAGCCCCGCGAACTCGCGAAGGTCGGCCGGCAGGATTATGCGCCCCTGCTTGTCCACCTCGACCTCGAACGCCGAGCCGAGGAAGAACCTCTTGACGCGGCTCTTGCTGACGGGGAGCTTCTCGACGCTCTCGCGCCACGCGTCCCACCTGTCGAGCGGGTAGCCGGATACGCAGTTGCCGTAGCCCTTCGAGACCACGAAGGTCGCGCCCATCTCCTCGCGGTATTTGGCGGGGACCGAGACTCTGCCCTTCTGATCGAGTGTGTGGTTGTAGTGTCCTATAAGCATGAATCCGGCCTCCTTTCGTCCGCGATTTATGGGATTTGTTACCACTGTATGGGATTTCATACCACTATACTCACAATTATAACTATAATTTCGAAAAAATCAACCCCTAATTTGAGATTTTTTCAAAAAATTTTAAGCGTCCGCACGGAAAGCGGAAGCGCTGCGTTTTTCGCTTTTTTCCGCGCGGTTTTAAGGCGGGATCCGCGCTCCCCCGCCGGCTTAAAAAGCGCCCGCCGTCCGCCGCGGGAAAGCGGCGTTTTCACGGGCGGGCGAAGCGGGCGCGGGCTTGAATTATTTACATATAATTTTTTTGTCGAACGGACGTTTTTACTCTTGCAATCGGCGTTACGTTTTGGTATAATACTTTTGTTTGAGAAAAATTCTCCCCGACAACCACAAGGAGGTCATACGGACAATGGCAAACACCATCACCAAAATCCCCTTCAAGGGAACGAAAGAACAGCAGGAAGAGCTCTTCAAGGCGATCGACAGGTACAGCGGCCAGAGCGGCGCTCTGATCCCCGTGCTTCAGGAAGCGCAGAAGATCTACGGCTATCTGCCCTACGAGGTGCAGAAGATGATCGCCGAGAAGCTGAACGTCTCCATGGAAAAGGTCTATGAGGTCGTCACCTTCTACGCGCAGTTCTCGCTGCAGCCGCTTGGCGAATACAACATCTCCGTCTGCCTCGGCACGGCGTGCTACGTCAAGGGCTCCGGCGACATCTTCGAGAAGCTCAAGGAGAAGCTCGGAGTCGACAACGGCGAATGCACTCCCGACGGCAAGTTCCGTCTGGACGCCTGCCGCTGCGTCGGCGCCTGCGGCCTCGCCCCCGTTATGACGGTCAACGACGACGTCTACGGACGCCTCACCGTCGATCAGCTTGACGGCATACTCGCCAAGTACGGCTTCGGCAAGTAAGCCGCGATCTCGTGTTACGGAAGGAAACGCAAGATGAAAACCTCTACCATTAAGGAGCTGCTCGACGCGGAAGTCATCTGCGGCGAGGAGTGGCTCGACAGAGACGTCTTTTCCGCCTGCGGAAGCGACATGATGAGCGACGTGCTCGCCTACGTCAAGGACCAGGCCGTCCTGCTGACGGGGCTCGTCAACTCGCAGGTCGTGCGCACCGCGGAGATGATGGACATGAACTGCATCGTCTTCGTGCGCTCAAAGCGCCCCACCGAAGAGATGGTGGCGCTGGCGAAGGAGGACAAGATCGTCCTGCTCGCGACCAAAATGCGTATGTACGAGGCCTGCGGCCACCTTTACGAGAACGGGCTGGTCGGCAACAGGGTGAAGCAATGAGCAACGCCATAACCTTCCATTACGACGTCGACGGCACCGACTTCACCTCGGCCGGTCAGGCTTCGGTGCAGATCAAGAAGAACCTGCGTCAGCTCGGGATCGATCCCGAGATAATCAGGCGCGTCTCAATCGCAATGTACGAAGGCGAGATCAATATGGTCATCCACGCCCACGGCGGAGCCGCGGACGTCACCGTTTCGCCGGAAGCCGTCGAGATAGTGCTTTCCGACACGGGCCCCGGCATCGCGGATATAGGCCTCGCGATGCAGGAGGGATACTCCACCGCTTCGGACAGCATCCGTTCGCTCGGCTTCGGCGCCGGCATGGGGCTGCCCAATATGAAGCGCTACACCGACTCGATGGAGATCGACACCGAGCTCGGCAAGGGAACCACGATCACAATGAGGGTCAACATAGGCTGATCCGGCAATCATTTCGGGAAAGGAGCGGTGCGGTATGAACGAATACGAACATTCGGTATGCCTCGAGGTCGAGAAGTGCAACGGATGCACTACCTGCCTCAAGCACTGCCCTACCGAAGCGATACGCATCAAGGACGGTCACGCCGTCATCAACCAGGAACGCTGCATCGACTGCGGCGAATGCATACGCGTCTGCCCCAACAAGGCGAAAAAGGCCGTCTGCTCCAAGCTTGACGCGATGGACGGCTTCAAGTGGAAGATCGCGCTGCCCGCGCCGACGCTCTACGGGCAGTTCGACAACCTCGACGACGTCGACTACGTCCTCGACGGACTGCTGAAGATCGGCTTCGACGACGTCTTCGAGGTCGCCGCCGCCGCGGAGCTCGTCTCCGCCTACACGCGGCAGTACCTGCAGACGGAGGGCGTCAAGAAGCCCGCCATCAGCTCCGCCTGCCCCGTCGTGCTGCGCCTTATCGGGCTGCGCTTCCCCTCGCTGAAGGACAGCATCATCCACCTGCTCCCGCCGATGGAGGTCGCCGCCCGTCTCGCAAGGGAACGCGCCAAGAAGAACCACCCCGAGCTGAAGGACGAGGAGATCGGCGTCTGCTTCATCTCCCCCTGCCCGGCGAAGGCGAGCTACGTCAAAAACGGCTTCGCGGACTACAAGAGCGCCGTCGACGCGGTCGTCTCCATCAGCGACATATACTTCCTGCTCATCAACGAGATGAAGCACTCCGAAAACACCGACCAGCTCTCCGAATCCGGCATGATCGGGATCGGCTGGGCGTCCACCGGCGGCGAAGCGACCGCCCTTTTCAACGACAACTACCTCGCGGCGGACGGGATCGACAACGTCATCCGCATCCTCGACCAGATCGAGAACGGCAACATCCCCCCGCTCGAATTCATAGAACTGAACGCCTGCACCGGCGGCTGCGTCGGCGGCGTTCTGACGATGCAGAACCCCTTCATCGCGAAGGCGCGTTTGCAGACGCTGCGCCGCTACCTGCCCGTTTCGCGCAACTTTATCGGCAAGAACGGCGAGAAGTACATCCCCGACGGCTACCTCTTCAACGACCTGCCGAAGTACCGCCCGATCTCCCGCCTGAGCAACGATATGGCCAAGTCCCTGCGTATGATGGCGGATATCCAGAAGCTCCGCGAGGAGCTGCCGGGCATCGACTGCGGCGCATGCGGAGCGCCCACCTGCCGCGCTTTCGCGGAGGACGTCGTCAAGGGCAAGACGACGAAGGAAAGCTGCGTCAACCTGCGCGTCGCGCAGCTTGAGAATATGCTCTGCGGCGGGAACTGCGCCGAATGCGCCGAGGCCGCCGAAACGCCCTCCCTGCCCGACGATTTCCACTCGTTCGACTGATCCGAAAGGACTGCGATATGACCGTTAGAGAGTTTTCCGAAAAAAGCGGCTTCGCCCCGATAGCGCTGCCCGACGGCGACAGAGAGATCACCGGCGCCTACATCGGCGACCTTCTGAGCTGGGTGATGGGCAGAGCGACCACCGGCGACGCGTGGATAACGATAATGTCCAACATCAACATCGTCGCCGTCGCCTCCCTCGCGGACGCCGCCTGCGTGATCCTCGCCGAAGGCGTGGAGCTCGACGAAAAGGTCTCCGCCACCGCCGAGGCGAAGGGAGTCAACGTGCTTTCCGCCCCCTGCGGCGCATACGCCGCGGCCTGCAGGCTGAATGAACTGATATGAACCGCTATTATTACGACCTGCATATGCACTCCTGCCTCTCGCCCTGCGCCGATAACGAATGCACGCCGGGCAACCTGATCGGGATGGGCGTGCTGAACGGGCTGAACATAATGGCGCTGACCGACCACAACACAAGCCGCAACTGCCCCGCCTTCTTCGCGGCGGCGAAGCGGTACGGCATCGTGCCGATCGCCGGCATGGAGCTGACGACCGCCGAGGACATCCACGCCGTTTTCCTCTTCCGCGAGCTCGACGCCGCGCTGGAGTTCGACAAACTTGTGGCCTCGCGCAAGCCGCGCATCCCCAACCGCACGGACATATTCGGCGATCAGTTCATAGTGAACGAAAACGACGAGACGGTCGGCACGGAGGAGTTCTTCCTCTCCAACGCGACCGACATAACGATAGAAGAAACGCTTCCCCTCGCCCGCGAATACGGCGCGCTCTGCTACCCGGCGCACATCGACCGCGAGGCGAACGGCATACTCGCCGTGCTGGGGACGCTGCCGCCGGAGCCCGACTTCGCCTGCGTGGAGATAAACCGCCCGGAGAAGGTCGAGGAGCTCACGCGGCTCCATCACCTCGAAAGCAAGCATATCATCGTAAGCTCCGACGCCCACTACCTCTGGGACGTCAAGGAGAAACGCGAATATTTTGAGCTCGACGATCAGCCTTACAGCGGCGCGCTCGTCCGACAGCGCCTCTTCGAGCTTCTGGAGCGTCACAAATGAAGGAGCTTTCACTCAACGTACTCGATATAGCGGAGAACTCCGTCAAGGCCGGCGCGACGCTGACCGAGATCACGATCGACGAAACCGACGACGTCCTCGTGCTGACGATAACCGACGACGGCTGCGGAATGAAGCCGGAGACGGTCGCCGTCGTTACCGACCCCTTCTGCACGAGCCGCACGACACGCAAGGTCGGCATGGGGCTTCCCCTGCTGAAGCTGGCGGCGGAGCAGACGGGCGGAGAACTTTCGGTCGAGTCCCGCTGTGCGGAGGACTTCCCCGACGATCACGGCACGGTCGTCAGGGCGAGCTTCTTCAAAAACCACATCGATTTCACTCCGACGGGAGACCTCGTTTCAAGCGTCACGACGCTGATACAGGGGCATCCCGACACGGATTTCCTCTTTCGCCACTCCCTGCCCGGCGGGAACACCGTCGAGCTCGACACGCGGGAGCTGCGCGAGGTCCTCGGGGACGATATCCCCCTCAACAGCTACGACGTCATAAAATGGATCGAAGGCAGCCTGCGCGAGCAGTACGCCGGAGAACCGACGGCATAAATCATTCAGAAAGGAAAAAAGCTATGAAGTCATTGGAAGAACTCAAAGCGATCAGAGACAAGATGAAGGACAAGGTCGTACTGCGCGACGGAGTCGCGGATATCCGCGTCGTAGTCGGCATGGCCACCTGCGGCATCGCCGCCGGAGCGCGCCCCGTGCTCAACGCCTTCGTCGAGGAGGTCAACAAGGAGGGCCTCAGCGATAAGGTATCCGTCATCCAGACCGGCTGCATCGGCATCTGCCAGTTCGAGCCCGTCGTCGAAGTCTTCGAGGGCGACAAGGAGAAGATCACCTACGTCAAGATGACCGCCGAAAAGGCGAAGCGCGTCGTCGAAGAGCACCTCAAGGGCGGCAAACCCGTCACCGAATACACGATAGCGGCGCACCAGCTCTGAGCGCCGGCTCCGGCGGATGCCGGAATAATCAAACCCGTATTTTAAGAAAGGATGATATACACTATGATTCGTGCACAGGTATTGGTCTGCGGCGGAACGGGCTGTACGTCCTCCGGAAGCAAAGCGGTTCGCGAAGCGTTTGAGGAAAGCATAAAGAAGAACGGCCTTTCCGACGAGATCAAGCTCGTACAGACCGGCTGCTTCGGACTCTGCTCCCTCGGCCCGGTCGTCATCGTCTATCCGGACGGCACCTTCTACAGCCGCGTTTCAGCCGATGACGTCGAGGAGATCGTGACCGAGCATCTGCTCAAGGGCAGACCCGTCGAAAGACTCGTCTACAACGACACCGGCAAGGCCGAGGAGCTGATGAAGGACGTCGCCCTCAGCGACACCGCCTTCTACAAATCGCAGGAGCGCGTCGTGCTGAGAAACTGCGGCGTCATCGACCCCGAAAACATCGACGAATACATCGCCATGGACGGCTACGCCGCCCTCGGCAAGGTCCTCACCGAGATGACCCCCGACGACGTCATCAAGTGCGTCAGCGATTCCGGACTCCGCGGCAGAGGCGGCGGCGGCTTCCCGACCGGCAGAAAGTGGTCGCTCTGCGCGCCCGTTCAGGCGCCGCAGAAGTACGTCGTCTGCAACGCCGACGAAGGCGACCCGGGCGCGTTCATGGACCGCTCCGTCCTCGAAGGCGACCCCCACTGCGTTATCGAAGGCATGGCGATCTGCGGCTACGCGATCGGAGCCGACAAGGGCTTCATCTACGTCCGCGCCGAGTACCCCATCGCCGTCCAGCGCCTGCAGATAGCCATCGACCAGGCCCGCGAATACGGCCTGCTCGGCAAGAACATATTCAACACCGGTTTCAACTTCGATCTCGAGATCCGCCTCGGCGCCGGCGCCTTCGTCTGCGGCGAGGAGACCGCGCTGATGACCTCCATCGAGGGCAAGCGCGGCGAGCCGCGTCCCCGCCCGCCGTATCCGGCGATCAAGGGACTCTACGGCTGCCCGACCACCGAGAACAACGTCGAAACCTTCGCGAACATCGCGCAGATAATCCTCCGCGGACCCGAATGGTTCGCCTCCATGGGCACCGAGAAGTCCAAGGGCACCAAGGTCTTCGCCCTCGGCGGCAAGATCAAGCACACCGGCCTCGTTGAGATCCCGATGGGCACCACTCTCCGCGAGATCATCGAGAACATCGGCGGCGGCATCCCGAACGGCAAGAAGTTCAAGGCCGCGCAGACCGGCGGTCCCTCCGGCGGCTGCATCCCGGCGGAGAAGATGGACGTGCCGATCGACTACGACAACCTGACCGCCATCGGCGCGATGATGGGCTCCGGCGGACTTATCGTCATGGACGAGGACAACTGCATGGTCGACATCGCCAAGTTCTTCCTCGGCTTCACCGTCGACGAGTCCTGCGGCAAGTGCACACCCTGCCGCGTCGGCACCCGCCGTATGCTCGAGATCCTCGAGAAGATCACCGACGGCAGGGGCGAAATGTCCGACCTCGACGAGCTCGAGAAGCTCGCGGAGTACATCAAGGCCAACTCCCTCTGCGGACTCGGTCAGACCGCTCCGAACCCCGTTCTCTCCACCATTCGCAATTTCCGCGACGAATACGTCGCCCACATCGTCGCCAAGAAGTGCCCGGCGGGCGTCTGCAAGAACCTGCTGAAGTACGTCATCGACCCGGCGAAGTGCAAGAGCTGCGGAATGTGCAAGCGCAACTGCCCGGCTGACGCCATAAGCGGCGAAAAAGGAGTTCCGTACTCCATCGATCCCGCCAAGTGCGTCAAGTGCGGCGCCTGCATGAGCACCTGCAAGTTCGGCGCGATCTCGAAGCAGTAAGCGGAAAGGAGAACAGAATGGATACTTTGAACATCAAAATCAACGGAAGAGACTATACCGTTCCCACCGGCCTTTCGGTGCTTGAAGCGTGCCGCTACGCCGGCGTGGAGATCCCCACCCTCTGCTACCTGAAGGACATCAACGAGATCGGCGCCTGCCGCCTCTGCCTTACCGAAGTCAAGGGCGCGCGCGGAATGGTCGCCGCCTGCGTTTATCCCGTCGACAGAGACGGTATGGAGATAATCACCAACAGCGCGAAGATCCAGGAAGCGAGAAAGACCAACCTCAAGCTCCTGCTCTCGAACCACGATAAGAAGTGCCTCTCCTGCGTCAGAAGCGGAAAGTGCGAGCTGCAGAAGCTCTGCAACGACTACGGCGTGGACGACGTCGACGCCTACAAGGGCGCGATGAACCACTACGAGATCGACGACAGCGCGCCGCACATGATCCGCGACAACAACAAGTGCATCCTCTGCCGCCGCTGCGTCGCCGTCTGCGAGAAGAACCAGTCCGTCGCCGTCCTCGGCGCGAACGAACGCGGTTTCAAGACGCACATCGGCTGCGCCTTCGATCAG encodes the following:
- a CDS encoding (2Fe-2S) ferredoxin domain-containing protein, translated to MKSLEELKAIRDKMKDKVVLRDGVADIRVVVGMATCGIAAGARPVLNAFVEEVNKEGLSDKVSVIQTGCIGICQFEPVVEVFEGDKEKITYVKMTAEKAKRVVEEHLKGGKPVTEYTIAAHQL
- the nuoF gene encoding NADH-quinone oxidoreductase subunit NuoF; translation: MIRAQVLVCGGTGCTSSGSKAVREAFEESIKKNGLSDEIKLVQTGCFGLCSLGPVVIVYPDGTFYSRVSADDVEEIVTEHLLKGRPVERLVYNDTGKAEELMKDVALSDTAFYKSQERVVLRNCGVIDPENIDEYIAMDGYAALGKVLTEMTPDDVIKCVSDSGLRGRGGGGFPTGRKWSLCAPVQAPQKYVVCNADEGDPGAFMDRSVLEGDPHCVIEGMAICGYAIGADKGFIYVRAEYPIAVQRLQIAIDQAREYGLLGKNIFNTGFNFDLEIRLGAGAFVCGEETALMTSIEGKRGEPRPRPPYPAIKGLYGCPTTENNVETFANIAQIILRGPEWFASMGTEKSKGTKVFALGGKIKHTGLVEIPMGTTLREIIENIGGGIPNGKKFKAAQTGGPSGGCIPAEKMDVPIDYDNLTAIGAMMGSGGLIVMDEDNCMVDIAKFFLGFTVDESCGKCTPCRVGTRRMLEILEKITDGRGEMSDLDELEKLAEYIKANSLCGLGQTAPNPVLSTIRNFRDEYVAHIVAKKCPAGVCKNLLKYVIDPAKCKSCGMCKRNCPADAISGEKGVPYSIDPAKCVKCGACMSTCKFGAISKQ
- a CDS encoding PASTA domain-containing protein; this translates as MAKKPSKRMGVRATAVALIIAVLGSVALTGVLAKAQLIDHDFYSKKALEQQTTDSTIAAKRGSILDCNGVVLAQSATVWDIVINPSDIKSDEKRAELASGLAEILELDYDAVYAQTLKKNKYERIKRRVEKDVTERVREFVSENHITCVTFEENTKRYYPYGSFASHLIGFTGSDNQGLEGAEAYYDGYLRGTDGRVMSSRNTLTGEMTSKYETRIEPINGYDLYLTINQGVQNFCEKHLKWGVERAKASEGGCAIVMDVKTGAVLGMAVYPDYDPNSPYEITDEAVLEELSKLEGDEYDDLRRRTLTEMWNNKAVTSTYDPGSVFKMFTMSMGLEEGVVNLNSMFYCGGGVTVADRNIGCWYTAGHGSETLTQILENSCNPGFIKLSSLLGVTKFCEYAKAFGFLGRTGIDISGESAGVFFDPKTMGAVELAVASFGQTFTVSPLQVITAMCAVANGGYLVQPHILGRLVDSEGKTIEAAQTVIKRQVISNETSKTVCKMLESVVTNGTGKNAYVAGYRVGGKTGTSQKIQKQNETGRDDLRIASFAAIAPADDPEIAILVMIDEPNTANRGGSACAAPVVAKILEDSLPYLGIEPSYTEKELAKLDKTVPDTIGFTVSEAKKTVADAGFSCKVLGDGERVVEQMPRQGDTIPAKGQVVLVTEGAQLETVKVPDLAGMTSREANRELTDAGLNIRVKGTDVAKSGTTVNTQSVAPGTEVPMGTVVSVTFLHYDQVQ
- the rsmH gene encoding 16S rRNA (cytosine(1402)-N(4))-methyltransferase RsmH; protein product: MEFKHYSVLLNETIELLNVRPDGVYVDLTTGGGGHSLAIAERLGKGGRLICFDRDADALEAAKARLKDYADRTVFVRRNFGEAAEVISEMGVRADGVIADLGISSFQIDNIARGFSYASDSPLDMRMDASGGVTAADLVNAADERTLARIISEYGEEKFASRIARFICEERKRERIETAGRLTDIIKSAIPAAARRTGGNPAKRTFQALRIEVNDELGELKRLMGSFCDMLNVGGRIAVISFHSLEDRIVKQSFAELARTCTCPPDLPVCVCGTVPKVKVLTKKPVLPSERELEENKRSHSAKLRAAERI
- a CDS encoding PHP domain-containing protein; this translates as MNRYYYDLHMHSCLSPCADNECTPGNLIGMGVLNGLNIMALTDHNTSRNCPAFFAAAKRYGIVPIAGMELTTAEDIHAVFLFRELDAALEFDKLVASRKPRIPNRTDIFGDQFIVNENDETVGTEEFFLSNATDITIEETLPLAREYGALCYPAHIDREANGILAVLGTLPPEPDFACVEINRPEKVEELTRLHHLESKHIIVSSDAHYLWDVKEKREYFELDDQPYSGALVRQRLFELLERHK
- the mraZ gene encoding division/cell wall cluster transcriptional repressor MraZ — translated: MKSHTVVTNPINRGRKEAGFMLIGHYNHTLDQKGRVSVPAKYREEMGATFVVSKGYGNCVSGYPLDRWDAWRESVEKLPVSKSRVKRFFLGSAFEVEVDKQGRIILPADLREFAGLETDVVVAGMSDHIEIWNRDRWLDEERRDDEDIEELLGSIEI
- a CDS encoding 4Fe-4S dicluster domain-containing protein, translating into MNEYEHSVCLEVEKCNGCTTCLKHCPTEAIRIKDGHAVINQERCIDCGECIRVCPNKAKKAVCSKLDAMDGFKWKIALPAPTLYGQFDNLDDVDYVLDGLLKIGFDDVFEVAAAAELVSAYTRQYLQTEGVKKPAISSACPVVLRLIGLRFPSLKDSIIHLLPPMEVAARLARERAKKNHPELKDEEIGVCFISPCPAKASYVKNGFADYKSAVDAVVSISDIYFLLINEMKHSENTDQLSESGMIGIGWASTGGEATALFNDNYLAADGIDNVIRILDQIENGNIPPLEFIELNACTGGCVGGVLTMQNPFIAKARLQTLRRYLPVSRNFIGKNGEKYIPDGYLFNDLPKYRPISRLSNDMAKSLRMMADIQKLREELPGIDCGACGAPTCRAFAEDVVKGKTTKESCVNLRVAQLENMLCGGNCAECAEAAETPSLPDDFHSFD
- a CDS encoding sensor histidine kinase; translation: MKELSLNVLDIAENSVKAGATLTEITIDETDDVLVLTITDDGCGMKPETVAVVTDPFCTSRTTRKVGMGLPLLKLAAEQTGGELSVESRCAEDFPDDHGTVVRASFFKNHIDFTPTGDLVSSVTTLIQGHPDTDFLFRHSLPGGNTVELDTRELREVLGDDIPLNSYDVIKWIEGSLREQYAGEPTA
- a CDS encoding ATP-binding protein yields the protein MSNAITFHYDVDGTDFTSAGQASVQIKKNLRQLGIDPEIIRRVSIAMYEGEINMVIHAHGGAADVTVSPEAVEIVLSDTGPGIADIGLAMQEGYSTASDSIRSLGFGAGMGLPNMKRYTDSMEIDTELGKGTTITMRVNIG
- a CDS encoding NAD(P)H-dependent oxidoreductase subunit E — its product is MANTITKIPFKGTKEQQEELFKAIDRYSGQSGALIPVLQEAQKIYGYLPYEVQKMIAEKLNVSMEKVYEVVTFYAQFSLQPLGEYNISVCLGTACYVKGSGDIFEKLKEKLGVDNGECTPDGKFRLDACRCVGACGLAPVMTVNDDVYGRLTVDQLDGILAKYGFGK